Genomic window (Nitrospinota bacterium):
GTATGATAATGCGATCAAGCAATTTGATACGGTTATCAACCAGTTTCCTCGTGGAAACAAAGCGCACGATTCCAGATTGATGCTGGGCATCAGTTATTATAAAAAAGGAGAGGCCAGCCGGGCCATCGAAGTTTTAGAGTCTGCTCTGAAATATAATCCGCCCTCAGCGGTCAAAGGGAAAATATTAGCCCAGTTGAATGCAATTCAATAATCCGGTTCCATCCCATCACAAACTCCCGCCTGCGAGTTTTTGATGACCTCCCTGTAAATGAAGATTGCGCTCGTTCATGATTGGCTGACAGGAATGCGGGGCGGGGAGAAATGTCTTGAAGTTTTCTGCCGGCTTTATCCTGAAGCCGACCTGTTCACCCTTCTGCATATTCCGGGCTCCGTTTCTTCCGTAATAGAAAACAGGAAAATTCACACCTCGTTTTTGCAGTCCCTTCCCTTTATTGAAAAAAAATACCGCCATTTTTTATTCTTGATGCCGCGTGCCATAGAGAAATTCGATCTGAAGGGTTATGATCTGGTTTTGAGTAGCAGTCATTGTGTTGCCAAGGGAATTGTTCCTGAAAAAGGGAGTTTACATATTTGTTACTGTTATACTCCCATGAGGTATATCTGGGACCAGTATGACCAGTATTTCAATAGAAAATCGAGTGGGATATTAACTTCTACAGCCATGCGCCTTATTGCCCCTCGTCTCAGACGTTGGGATGTGCGGTCGAGTAAAAGAGTAGATGAGTTTATCGCCATTTCCAGGCATGTGCAAAAACGAATCAAAAAATATTACGATAAGGAATCCACAATAATTTATCCCCCTGTGGATAGTGTGTTTTATTCTCCGATTAAGGAACACAAGGAAGATTTTTTCCTGATCGTCTCCGCATTCGCGCCCTATAAGCGGTTGGATTTAGCGGTTGAAGCTTTTAATCAGTTAGGCTGTCCTCTCGTCATCATAGGTGAGGGGCAAAGGGGGAAGTATCTCAAGAGCATCGCCGGTCCCAACGTCCAGTTCAAGGGTCGGTTGACTGATGAGGAAATCCGTTCCTATCTTGCACGATGTCGGGCGTTTGTATTTTGCGGGGAAGAGGATTTCGGAATCACTCCCTTGGAAGCACAGTCGATGGGGCGTCCGGTTATAGGTTTTGCGAAGGGTGGTTTATTGGAAACTGTGATTCCAGACAGGGGAACCTGGAAACCGGAGACTGGAATCAGCGAAGAAAAAACAGACCGCCCTACAGGAGTATTTTTCTACGAGCAATCGCCGCAAGCCCTGTTATCCGCCGTAAATC
Coding sequences:
- a CDS encoding glycosyltransferase encodes the protein MKIALVHDWLTGMRGGEKCLEVFCRLYPEADLFTLLHIPGSVSSVIENRKIHTSFLQSLPFIEKKYRHFLFLMPRAIEKFDLKGYDLVLSSSHCVAKGIVPEKGSLHICYCYTPMRYIWDQYDQYFNRKSSGILTSTAMRLIAPRLRRWDVRSSKRVDEFIAISRHVQKRIKKYYDKESTIIYPPVDSVFYSPIKEHKEDFFLIVSAFAPYKRLDLAVEAFNQLGCPLVIIGEGQRGKYLKSIAGPNVQFKGRLTDEEIRSYLARCRAFVFCGEEDFGITPLEAQSMGRPVIGFAKGGLLETVIPDRGTWKPETGISEEKTDRPTGVFFYEQSPQALLSAVNHFEKIEDRFEPESIRNHALQFDLNIFSDRIQHFIEDRYRKHQC